A window of the Parabacteroides merdae ATCC 43184 genome harbors these coding sequences:
- a CDS encoding RagB/SusD family nutrient uptake outer membrane protein translates to MKAKYILYTLGIAMLSSSCNDFLDEDPKGKLTPGTFFSTQDELTMATYALYKNVCLTQTNTNPTIPSWLGDDVTANPGSNKQAYAEIDAFRGSDANKGVEAAWSTSYVVIKAANYIIENGAKTPTTPEEINIALGQAKYWRAVHYFWLVRRWGAVPLILDTEVNYERPLASIQEIYDQIVKDLQDCVTTLPTDYSKPPQKYQGANIFITKQAAQATLAAVYMAMAGWPLKQTQYYASAAEQAKAVIDGVNGGTYEYILEPEYKYVYAPSHNYTNETVVGINFSSAVGTWSEDSQMTNSHLFESLTGWGDALGEIKFWKEFPSGPRKDATYNPKILEGNKEGGKLLDWWDESIPEQQPMFCAFTISEDGGDYDYTKPANTSLMTNDHRHRLIRYSEVLLWYAEAQARADGTPNAMAYECINQVRERAGLEPLQSGMSGEAFANAALKEHGWEVAGYFVALVTRRDDQMRMELLEQAFNERKANTAIEVAPGVMRKEKVELPASLTWQGEKSIYLPYPASDTQLNPNLTR, encoded by the coding sequence ATGAAAGCAAAATATATATTATATACTTTAGGCATAGCCATGTTGTCAAGCTCATGTAATGATTTTCTTGACGAAGATCCAAAAGGCAAACTTACACCGGGAACTTTTTTCTCAACACAAGATGAATTGACAATGGCAACTTATGCGCTATACAAAAATGTCTGTTTAACACAGACCAATACCAATCCAACAATTCCTTCTTGGTTAGGTGACGATGTAACAGCTAACCCAGGCAGTAACAAACAAGCTTACGCAGAAATAGATGCCTTCCGAGGTTCAGATGCCAACAAAGGAGTAGAAGCAGCTTGGTCTACCTCATATGTCGTGATCAAAGCGGCCAATTATATCATAGAGAATGGCGCTAAAACGCCTACAACTCCAGAAGAAATAAATATTGCATTAGGTCAGGCCAAATATTGGCGTGCAGTACATTATTTCTGGTTAGTTCGTCGTTGGGGAGCCGTTCCTCTGATTTTAGACACCGAAGTCAACTACGAACGTCCTTTAGCCAGCATACAAGAGATCTATGATCAAATTGTCAAAGATTTACAAGACTGCGTTACTACGCTTCCGACCGATTACTCCAAACCTCCCCAGAAATATCAAGGGGCCAACATCTTCATTACCAAGCAGGCTGCTCAAGCAACGCTGGCTGCCGTCTATATGGCAATGGCAGGCTGGCCTTTAAAACAGACACAATATTATGCATCCGCTGCAGAACAGGCAAAAGCGGTTATTGACGGTGTAAATGGCGGAACATATGAATATATTTTAGAGCCGGAATATAAGTATGTATATGCTCCAAGTCATAATTATACGAATGAAACAGTAGTCGGCATCAATTTTTCCAGTGCTGTCGGAACTTGGTCAGAAGATTCACAGATGACAAATAGCCACTTATTCGAATCACTTACCGGATGGGGAGATGCATTAGGAGAAATCAAATTTTGGAAAGAATTTCCTTCCGGTCCTAGAAAAGATGCAACCTACAACCCAAAGATTCTAGAGGGTAACAAAGAAGGAGGCAAATTGTTGGATTGGTGGGATGAAAGTATTCCAGAACAACAACCCATGTTCTGCGCTTTTACCATCAGTGAAGACGGTGGGGATTATGATTATACAAAACCAGCCAATACCTCCTTAATGACCAACGATCACCGCCATCGTCTGATTCGTTATTCGGAAGTATTACTATGGTATGCCGAAGCACAGGCTCGTGCCGATGGCACACCGAACGCAATGGCTTATGAATGTATAAACCAAGTACGTGAACGCGCCGGTTTAGAACCACTACAATCAGGTATGAGCGGTGAAGCTTTTGCTAATGCAGCCTTGAAAGAACACGGTTGGGAAGTAGCTGGCTACTTTGTTGCTTTGGTAACCCGTCGCGATGACCAGATGCGTATGGAATTACTAGAACAGGCATTCAATGAACGTAAAGCCAACACAGCTATCGAAGTAGCTCCTGGCGTTATGCGAAAGGAAAAAGTGGAATTGCCGGCTTCTCTTACCTGGCAAGGTGAAAAATCCATTTATCTGCCATATCCAGCATCCGACACCCAACTGAATCCTAATTTGACTCGATGA